Below is a genomic region from Alosa alosa isolate M-15738 ecotype Scorff River chromosome 24, AALO_Geno_1.1, whole genome shotgun sequence.
GACATGTAACTGGGAATCCTCATAGCAGCCAATtcttatgtaaaaaaaaaaacttattaaCTTAATCCTTCACACTTAAGGTGAGTGTACAAAATATGTAACATATTAGCCTACAACTTTTTGCTAAGAAATATCCAGTTGAATAAACAATCATCTTTTGGatattgatcttaatgcctaaTCAAACAAATGAGGAAAaatacaacctttaaggacaccaatttcttgtgtgaatgaatgaataatgtattgtaaataaataaatgttcttcattaaagTACAGGGTGCATATGTATacccccctatgttaaattcccataaaggcaggcagatttttatttttaaaggccagttatatgcatcctgataaagttcccttggcctttggaattaaaatagccccacatcatcacatacccttcaccatacatagagattggcatggtgtgtatttcagttagcctattagctggtttgatgctctttgagctcaatgcaaatcaatgcTCAATGCATTGATGTCTTTTTCTTCCCTGCACCAGAGGGGAGGTGGGTTTCAGGATAATGTCTGAGTCGTTGCACTGGGCGATGCGTCCAGTGTTAAAGCGGGTTCACCCCCTGCCTCCAGGCATCCCAGTGGCCTGCTCTTAGATGGACAGTGAGACAGGCAATGAGGTGGCAATGAGACCCACGAGCTATACACAAATAGTGATAAGGCACAGACTGCTGTTTAGATGCTGCTTATGAAGAATCTATTATGAAGAAAGTGTACTTGCAAGGAatatggtctctgcatttttccatgaattagtgaaacacacagagcacccagtgaacacacattgaggtgaagcacacactaacccggagcagtaagctgccttgctacagtagcctcggggagcagtaaggggatgtgggcatggaagagcagtgctcaaccacttccgctgaccacatttttcctactgatcAGGGATTGAACCTGCAAGCCTTCGGTttcaagcccaaagccctaacagCTAACAGGGTAATGTAGACAGGGTTTcaactggctctctctctctctctctctgtgtaaagTAAATGTATCagtgaactctctccccctaaATGTATCTGAATAGGCCTATCATGTATGATGTTATTGTACATCATAACTTGGCATTGTGTTGCATTGTGTGCAAACCATGAGGGCACCTCTTTTGCAATTTCAGTTTGTAATTATCTTCAGTACAATACAGGTACTATATGTTGTGTGAACTTTAAAATGTGCGATGACATTGTTAATAATGTGAGTAATGGTTAAAGATAATAACAATTATTGTGTTTTAAAGTGGTAGGCTACACAAAATAGGTGAACCAAGAAGCCCTATTTTGGTTCTCAACAATCATGCTTACATCACAGAGGTCATAAGGACTGGACACTGGTTTAGAACACAAAAAGCTTTGTGATGTAATCATGTCATGCAAGGTTCTAAAATTATGGTTATCTCATTTTCAAACAATTGTCTCTTATTCACTGTGATCTACAACTGGATACAAGTTCCCTATCCAAATACCGTACTTGATATTGGTTTTAACCTTCACTACAACACCTTCTTGGTGAACTAAGGACTTCTGTTAAGCAAGGtaatttaatgattaaatttTATGATTACATGCTTATTATAATCATATTGTGAAATATTAGACCTATCCACACACAATGCTGATTTAGTCTAATGTATTTAATATAATTACTCCAGTTTTACTTgagaataaatatatatttttttacatgttgCCCTCCAGTGTCCAACATCTCTCTTAAAAATGAGTGAGGAAATGCGAAACCATGGCAGGAGCAGGAAGAGGAAACGGTCCTCTCGACAGTCTCGCCGAGCTGTTCAGCCAAACAGCAGCTACTACATTCTTTCTAGCCGGGAAGGAGACCCCTCACTGCCAGGCACATCCACAGCAACCTCTATCAGTTACCACACTGATCTAGAGCAGCAGCTGAGAGCTGACTCCCTCTTTCTTCTGAGGAGTGATGTTCTTATTCTGGATGATGAGGACTCAAGACGGTCCAAGAGGTCTAGACCAGTTGGGTCCTCCATGCCAACCAATGGCAGAAGGTCCCCACAACCAGGGACCTCACGAGACCTCTATGCCCCCTCAGAATTGCAACAGAGAGCATGGTCACCATCTTCACCAGACATACCCATTGCCACTATTAGTGATAGTGAAGATCCTGCATTGCCATCTATGACAAGGGCAGACACACCGATCTTCATTACTGATATCTCTGATGATCAAGATGAACTTCCGGACATCTTTTTTGTTGGCATGCTTGGCACTCCTTATATTGAGATGGAATTCAACCTGGTGGACGAAGTCGTGACCCTTTGGGAGATCCACAACCACCTCCCTTTGAATGTCCCTTATGACCTTCCCACCATGATCTTCAACCCCGAGAACGCAAATGAACAAAGTGATTGTAGGATCTGTCTGAGCAACTATGTGGAAGGAGAGGAGCTCACGATTCTGCCCTGCAGCCACAATTTCCACAGCAACTGTGTGAATCAATGGCTTCTGCAGAGCCCCACCTGCCCCATGTGCAGAACACAAATGAATTAGAGCACCGTAAACTGAGGGACTACTtctattttaataaaatatctCACATAGATCACTgctgttctttttttattcatgtAAGTAATGTCTAATTTCATGTAAACTAGTAAGCTATACCTAGTTATTCTGATAGCTTGGCTGGTATCATATAATGATAGTATTGTGCTAACCCTACACGATGAGTATCATATAATGATAGTATTGTGCTAACCCTACACGATGAGTATCATATAATGATAGTATTGTGCTAACCCTACACGATGAGTATCACATTCATCAATGTTCCTCTTGTTCTTACATTTTGTGTGGGGTTTTTGGACCTGGAACACCTACAGTAAAGCAGAGCTTGGCCTGGGTAGCTGGTGGGAATAACTGACATGCAACCCCATATCATCAGTGACTTTCTTCACAAACTTTCTTGTTTTCTCCAGGCAGTCAtctttatatttttaatttacATTTGGTTACAGTGGGCTAAAGAGAAGCAATTATGGATTGTGGCTGATTGGATGAGCGTGACATTTAGAGACTCATGAATGCCTGAAGAAAACAAGAAAGTTTCCACAGTAGTTTTGAGCTGTTTCTCAAAGCCaaagcagtaaaatatttttgaggCACATCTAGGCCTatgattgtttttattttcgatttaaaaaaagaagaaatgtaGGTACTGCAAGATTCACAGTGGCCACATGGTGGCAGCACAACCTCCTTGTATGCTTTATGTGATACAGCAGGGAAAATAAGTATCCGTATGTCAACATTTGTTTCAGTAAGTATggttccagtgaggctattcgcatgaacTTTTGCACTGGGCATTAGtgttaacttaggtaatccacacatatataaaaatccaaacattaatgtctaaaagtagagttatgagtaaaaaagtggaattgcacagggaaaaaaagtatttatcaCACTagga
It encodes:
- the LOC125289750 gene encoding RING-H2 finger protein ATL81-like produces the protein MSEEMRNHGRSRKRKRSSRQSRRAVQPNSSYYILSSREGDPSLPGTSTATSISYHTDLEQQLRADSLFLLRSDVLILDDEDSRRSKRSRPVGSSMPTNGRRSPQPGTSRDLYAPSELQQRAWSPSSPDIPIATISDSEDPALPSMTRADTPIFITDISDDQDELPDIFFVGMLGTPYIEMEFNLVDEVVTLWEIHNHLPLNVPYDLPTMIFNPENANEQSDCRICLSNYVEGEELTILPCSHNFHSNCVNQWLLQSPTCPMCRTQMN